The stretch of DNA TTGAGCCATTATCTCTATTCCATTACTTGATACTCCCTTTTCCTTCTCCTGTCCAAAAGCCACTACAATTTTACCCTCTACAGGTTTTAAAGTTTTACCAAGTTTTGAATAAGCTTGACTTTTATTTACTACCTTTGTATCTGTTTTTGTTCTTGCAACGATAATTTGTTTTATCTGCTTTTCTATTCTTTCTTTTTCTTTACGAAGTTTACTAATAGTTCTTACATGTGTTGATTTTTCATTATTTAACTTAGCAATAAGTATATTTTTTTCTTTCTTCATTCTGTCGATATTTCTCAGATTTTGAGCTAGCTTATTTCTAAGATTACTAAGCTTTATTTTCTCTCTCTCAATATCTTTTTTTACTGTTTTAATGTCAACTTGAACAGATTGAATATACTCCATCTTCTTCAAATCTCCAAGTAGAAGATTTTTAAAATTCTTCCTCATAAGAGGTTGATTGCTAAAATCATCTTTATCACAAGAGTATCTATTCCAAGCTATAAGTTTAGCCTTATACTCAAGCTTTTTTCTACTCATAACATCAGAACTGACATCTAAATTTTTCTCTCCATATTCTATATTCTTAGATACAGTTTTTATCTCTTCAACTGTTTTTTCTCTATCTTTTTCTATTCTTACAATATCATCTTCTATATCTTTAATCTGCTTTTGAATCTTTTGCTTTTCTACATCTATTGTCTTTATTCTAGTGTTTTTTTGGTTAATTTGACGTTCTATATTTTTTACTTTCTTTTTCATATCTGTTACACTATCTGAAAAAGCTAAAACACTAAAAATCATAAAAAACAGAACTATTTTTTTCACGAATCCTCCCTTAAAAGAACTCTAAGTCTTAAAGGATTTATCCATATTATCATATTTATAGCTATTATTGCTAAAACTTGTACAACAAATATCTCTCCTATACTAAGAATAAGATATTTACTACTTATCTCTATTATCTCTTCTCTAAAATATGTATAAACATTAAAAAATATCAAGGTTCCCATTAAAGCTGCTCCAGTAAATGGAAGAAGATTTACTTTTTTAGCTCTTTTTGAATTTATCCTATCATCTGGAATAATATCATTGTAATTTAAAAAATCTATGGCTACAGCATTATAAAAAGTATAGTAGATTCCTAAAATTGAAGGAGCTACTAAAAATATCATTATCATAGCAAAAAGAAGGTTATAGAATTTCTTTTCCCTCTCTTGATAACCAATAAAAGCTGCGTCTACAAATATTTCCTTGATATTTTGATTATTTTCTAAGTTTTCTTGTAATTTCTCTGCATCATCCAAACTATTAAAATAGATAAGCAAAGAATCTGACAGTGGATTTTCTCCCTTAGGTATAGCTACATCTAATTGAGTTTGAAGATTTTTAAAAGCTTCCTCTTTAGATAAATATCTAACCTTTCTCACACCATCTAATCCTAAAATCTCTACCTCTATTTTGTTTTTTTCCTCTTCTTTTAACTCACTTTTCAAATCAGCTGTAAAAAAATAGCTGTTATCAATTTTTTTATTCATTGAAGATATATTAATTAAAACTGATAAGAAAAAATTTAAAATGATAAAGGATATAACTAGAAGAATAAATGTTTTCTTTTTTATCTTAGTTCTATGTTTAGTATAACTATTTCTTTCAACTCTCATCATCAAATTATTATTCATATCCACTCCATCATTTAAAATTCTCTCAATAAAATTTAAGGCTGACTAAAATCTACCTTAATTATAGTTCAAAGTCAGCCTTAATTAATATAAAACTACATATTTTCTTTTACCATAGCTACTAATTTAGCTGCTGTAAGCTCATATTTTTCTAAAAGTTCTGTAGCTTTTCCACTTTGTCCAAATTTATCATAGATTCCTAATTTTTTAACTTTAGTAGGATATACTTCTGATAAAAATTCTGATACTGCTGATCCTAAACCTCCAATAACAGAGTGTTCTTCAGCTGTTATTATAAATTTAGTTTCTTTTGCTGCTTTTAATATTGTTTCTCCATCAAGAGGTTTAATTGTTCCTACATTAATTACTCTTACAGAGATTCCCTCTTGTGCAAGAATATCAGCTGCTTTTATAGCTTCATAAGTCATAAGTCCTGTTGCAGCTATTGTAACATCATTTCCCTCTCTAACTGTATTTGCGATTCCAATTTGGAAATCATAAGTTTCTTCGTCAAATATAGTTTCTACATCTAGTCTTCCCATTCTAATATATACTGGTCCTTCATATTCTGCTGCTGCATATACCATTTTTTTAGTTTCTACAGCATCTGCAGGACAAAGTACTACCATTCCTGGTATAGCTCTCATTATAGCTATATCTTCAATTGCTTGGTGAGATCCTCCATCTTCTCCTACAGAGATTCCTGCATGAGTTGGAGCTATTTTTACATTTAGTTTTGGGTATGCTATTGTATTTCTAATTTGTTCAAATCCTCTTCCTGCTGCAAACATTGCAAATGTTGATGCAAATGGGATTCTTCTACAAGTTGCAAGTCCTGCTGCTGTTCCCATAAGGTCAGCTTCTGCAATTCCTACATTAAAATGTCTTTCTGGAAATTCTTTTTGAAACATACTAGTTTTTGTAGATTTAGTTAAGTCTGCATCTAAAACTACGATATCTTTATTTATTTTTCCAAGTTCTACTAAAGCTTCTCCATAAGCTTGTCTTGTAGCCTTTTTACTCATTGATTACTCCCTCCTGGATTTTTCTTATAGATTATTTGCTATTTAATTCAGCTAATGCTTTTTCAGTTTCTTCTGCTGTTGGAGCTACTCCATGGAATCCACATACATTTTCCATAAATGAAACTCCCTTACCTTTTATTGTTTTAGCTATAACAATAGTTGGTTTTCCTTTTACACTTTTAGCTTCTTCTAAAGCATTTAAAATTTCTGTAAAGTTATGTCCATCTATTTTTATAACATGCCAACCAAAAGCTTCCCATTTAGCATCAACTGGTTCAACTCCCATAACTTCATTTACATTTCCATCGATTTGTAAATTGTTAAAGTCTAGGAAAGCACATACATTGTCAAGTTTATAGTGAGCTGCTGTCATTGCTGCTTCCCAAACTTGTCCCTCTTGAATTTCTCCATCTCCAAGTATTACATATGTTCTGTAAGATTCTCCAGTAATTCTAGCATTTAAAGCCATTCCATTAGCTACAGATAACCCTTGTCCTAATGATCCTGTTGAGATTTCTACTCCTGGTACTTTTTTCATATCTGGATGTCCTTGAAGGAAAGAACCATATTTTCTTAATGTTACAAGAAGTTCTTTATCAAAGTATCCTCTTTCTGCTAATGTTGCATATAGTGCAGGAGCTGCATGTCCTTTTGATAAAACAAGTCTATCTCTGTTTTCCATCTTAGGGTTTGCAGGATCTATATTCATTTCTGAAAAATATAGAGTTGTCAATATATCTGTTGCAGATAATGATCCTCCTGGATGTCCTGATTTAGCTTCACAGATCATTTTTACTATAGATTTTCTGATACTATTAGCTTTTTCTTCTAGAATTTTAATATCTTTCATTTGTTTCTCCTTTCAAATATTTATATTCTTTATAAATTATATTATTTTATACACATTATTGTCAAGAAAAGGAAAAAATTTATATTAAAAAAATGTAGAAATACTTTTAGTAATAAAATTTACTCCTTTTAATATTTGTTCCAATATCTCTTTGTATTTTATACACCCTATAATTATAAGAAAAAAAGTATATGAGAAAAATGGTCTTAATAATTTTCCCTCTTTTTTCATATCTTTTAATATAGTAAATATTCCCAAAGAGAAAATACATATGAATTCCATTGTATTTTTGGTATATCCTACTGCTGTAATAGAACATAGAACAATGAATAAAATTAGAAGAATTCTTGTTATTTGTGGTGTGCAACTTATTTTTAAAATAGGTATTTTTAATAGTGCACCTCCACCCCATCCTTTAGGATAAAGGTCAAAAATAAAGTGTAATGCTAATGCTATTGCAAAACCAATTAAAAAATATCTAAATACCTCATTTTGATCTTTTTCATAAATTCTAATTAAAAATAATAGAGCTAAAGGACTATGAGTAAGAATACTTCTATGTTTTAGTTTCAATTTAAAATCCCAATCAGGAAATTTTATTCCTAAAAAATAAGCTGCAAATAATATTATTATCTCTAGCATACTTATTTTTTCAAAAAATTTTGTAAAAAACTCCATTATTTCTCCTGTAATTTTAAAAAAAGGGAGCAGAAATTTTCTGCTCCCTTCTGCCTTCAAGTAAGGTTAATTACTAAATCAATTATTTAGTGATTTCAGCAACTACTCCAGAAGCTACTGTTCTTCCACC from uncultured Fusobacterium sp. encodes:
- a CDS encoding ABC transporter permease — translated: MNNNLMMRVERNSYTKHRTKIKKKTFILLVISFIILNFFLSVLINISSMNKKIDNSYFFTADLKSELKEEEKNKIEVEILGLDGVRKVRYLSKEEAFKNLQTQLDVAIPKGENPLSDSLLIYFNSLDDAEKLQENLENNQNIKEIFVDAAFIGYQEREKKFYNLLFAMIMIFLVAPSILGIYYTFYNAVAIDFLNYNDIIPDDRINSKRAKKVNLLPFTGAALMGTLIFFNVYTYFREEIIEISSKYLILSIGEIFVVQVLAIIAINMIIWINPLRLRVLLREDS
- a CDS encoding transketolase, with protein sequence MKDIKILEEKANSIRKSIVKMICEAKSGHPGGSLSATDILTTLYFSEMNIDPANPKMENRDRLVLSKGHAAPALYATLAERGYFDKELLVTLRKYGSFLQGHPDMKKVPGVEISTGSLGQGLSVANGMALNARITGESYRTYVILGDGEIQEGQVWEAAMTAAHYKLDNVCAFLDFNNLQIDGNVNEVMGVEPVDAKWEAFGWHVIKIDGHNFTEILNALEEAKSVKGKPTIVIAKTIKGKGVSFMENVCGFHGVAPTAEETEKALAELNSK
- a CDS encoding transketolase family protein, encoding MSKKATRQAYGEALVELGKINKDIVVLDADLTKSTKTSMFQKEFPERHFNVGIAEADLMGTAAGLATCRRIPFASTFAMFAAGRGFEQIRNTIAYPKLNVKIAPTHAGISVGEDGGSHQAIEDIAIMRAIPGMVVLCPADAVETKKMVYAAAEYEGPVYIRMGRLDVETIFDEETYDFQIGIANTVREGNDVTIAATGLMTYEAIKAADILAQEGISVRVINVGTIKPLDGETILKAAKETKFIITAEEHSVIGGLGSAVSEFLSEVYPTKVKKLGIYDKFGQSGKATELLEKYELTAAKLVAMVKENM
- a CDS encoding peptidoglycan DD-metalloendopeptidase family protein, which gives rise to MKKIVLFFMIFSVLAFSDSVTDMKKKVKNIERQINQKNTRIKTIDVEKQKIQKQIKDIEDDIVRIEKDREKTVEEIKTVSKNIEYGEKNLDVSSDVMSRKKLEYKAKLIAWNRYSCDKDDFSNQPLMRKNFKNLLLGDLKKMEYIQSVQVDIKTVKKDIEREKIKLSNLRNKLAQNLRNIDRMKKEKNILIAKLNNEKSTHVRTISKLRKEKERIEKQIKQIIVARTKTDTKVVNKSQAYSKLGKTLKPVEGKIVVAFGQEKEKGVSSNGIEIMAQMGRKVVASSGGKVIYADNFQGLGKVVMIDYGYNMIGVYGNLISTNVKLNQRVEKGGEIGVLGLSTDGKPNLYYEVRFNLKPINPVPMF